The Chloroflexota bacterium genome window below encodes:
- the fabF gene encoding beta-ketoacyl-ACP synthase II has product MLTDRRLTPAELEQLAAHARARPPRVVITGMGAITPLGLSAEDFWQNLLAGKSGIAPVTLFDPAPYRTRIAAEVKGFDPRRYYDSKEARRLGRATLFAVAAALDAVKDARINPHFNESTRVGVLMGSAIGGFVEGVQEHAVFLQKGPDRVSPLLSSFLLPNMPAFYIANHVRARGPNSTISTACASGTQAIGDAAEWIRHGAADVVITGGAEAVISGIAFAGFGVMRATSTRNDDPAHASRPFDKDRDGFILGEGAAVLILERLDHARARGAKIYAEVLGSACNSDAYHFAAPDPQSIGATQVMRQALQNASVTIDQVDYINAHGTSTPLNDAGETLAVKNVFGERAYQIPISSTKSMVGHSMGAAGAFEAVACAMTLRDQRIHPTMNYETPDPACDLDYVPNVAREADVNILISNSFGLGGQNACLVMARYTGK; this is encoded by the coding sequence ATGCTCACCGACCGACGGCTCACCCCAGCAGAGCTGGAGCAACTTGCGGCGCATGCGCGCGCGCGTCCACCCCGCGTCGTTATCACCGGCATGGGCGCGATCACGCCACTTGGTTTGAGCGCCGAAGATTTTTGGCAGAACTTGCTCGCCGGAAAATCTGGGATTGCGCCCGTCACCTTGTTCGACCCGGCGCCGTACCGCACCCGCATCGCGGCAGAGGTCAAGGGATTTGATCCGCGTCGTTACTACGATTCGAAAGAAGCGCGTCGCCTGGGACGCGCGACCTTGTTCGCGGTTGCCGCAGCGCTGGATGCAGTGAAGGATGCGCGGATCAATCCACACTTTAACGAAAGCACGCGCGTCGGCGTGTTGATGGGCAGCGCCATCGGCGGCTTTGTCGAAGGTGTGCAAGAGCACGCGGTCTTTTTGCAAAAAGGTCCCGACCGAGTAAGCCCGCTCCTCTCCTCATTTCTGCTGCCCAACATGCCGGCGTTTTACATCGCGAATCATGTGCGCGCGCGCGGACCCAACTCGACGATCTCGACCGCGTGCGCGTCGGGCACGCAAGCTATCGGTGATGCCGCCGAGTGGATTCGTCACGGCGCCGCCGATGTCGTCATCACCGGCGGCGCGGAAGCGGTTATTTCCGGTATCGCGTTCGCCGGCTTTGGCGTCATGCGCGCCACCTCGACGCGCAACGACGATCCCGCGCACGCCAGTCGCCCGTTCGACAAAGATCGCGACGGGTTCATCCTCGGCGAAGGCGCGGCAGTTCTTATCCTCGAACGCCTGGATCACGCACGCGCACGCGGCGCAAAAATCTACGCCGAAGTCCTGGGTTCGGCGTGCAACTCGGACGCGTACCACTTTGCCGCGCCCGATCCGCAATCCATCGGCGCGACCCAGGTCATGCGCCAAGCGTTGCAAAATGCCAGCGTGACGATTGACCAGGTGGATTACATCAACGCGCATGGCACATCCACGCCGCTCAACGACGCGGGCGAAACGCTCGCGGTCAAAAACGTGTTCGGCGAACGCGCGTACCAAATCCCGATCAGTTCGACAAAATCTATGGTCGGACATTCGATGGGCGCAGCAGGCGCGTTCGAAGCCGTCGCCTGCGCGATGACCTTGCGCGATCAGCGCATCCATCCGACGATGAATTACGAAACGCCCGACCCGGCGTGCGATCTCGATTATGTGCCGAATGTCGCACGCGAAGCGGACGTGAACATTCTCATCTCGAATTCGTTTGGACTCGGCGGACAGAACGCGTGCCTCGTGATGGCGCGCTACACCGGAAAATAA